A stretch of the Archangium violaceum genome encodes the following:
- a CDS encoding PQQ-dependent sugar dehydrogenase has translation MRAFLTSSVVLVSLLSGSGLAQGQRPRTSSDQSGNLAPGRAGDSQQSVPRTGPNPAGAPVETAPPNVPEFEPAFPGQTRAPAVETKTPFQVTEIASGFNKPWAIAFLPDRRMLVTEKPTGSLYIVTPEGAKSPPVAGLPRVDGRGQGGLLDVELGPDYAKSHLIYWTYYEPREGGNGLAVARARLVEGAKPRVENVKVIFRMQPTLESTLHAGGRLVFTPDGKLFVTLGERSILPGRVQARDLKSHFGKIVRINPDGSVPKDNPFVGRKGARPEIWSLGHRNILSAALDGKNRLWVVEMGPRGGDELNLIEVGKDYGWPTIGYGEEYSGEPIHKSPQGPGMEQPVYYWDPVISPSGMTIYSGDLFPEWRDNIFIGGLSSQALVRLVMKNDRVVGEERLLTDMNARIREVVQGPEGALYLLTDESNGRLLKLTPR, from the coding sequence ATGCGCGCCTTCCTGACGAGTAGTGTTGTCCTTGTCTCGCTCCTGTCTGGTTCGGGGCTGGCACAAGGCCAGCGTCCTCGCACGTCCTCGGACCAGAGTGGGAACCTGGCTCCCGGCCGCGCGGGCGACAGCCAGCAGTCGGTGCCGCGAACGGGGCCCAATCCTGCAGGCGCGCCCGTCGAGACGGCGCCCCCCAACGTGCCCGAGTTCGAGCCAGCCTTCCCTGGCCAGACACGCGCTCCGGCTGTTGAGACGAAGACGCCCTTCCAGGTCACCGAGATTGCCTCTGGCTTCAACAAGCCCTGGGCCATCGCCTTCCTGCCGGACCGGCGCATGCTGGTGACGGAGAAGCCGACGGGCTCCCTCTACATCGTCACTCCCGAGGGCGCGAAGTCCCCGCCCGTCGCGGGTCTGCCGCGCGTGGATGGCCGTGGGCAGGGCGGCCTGCTCGACGTGGAGCTCGGCCCCGACTACGCCAAGAGCCACCTCATCTACTGGACCTATTACGAGCCGCGCGAGGGCGGTAATGGCCTGGCGGTGGCTCGCGCGAGGCTCGTGGAGGGTGCGAAGCCACGTGTGGAGAACGTGAAGGTCATCTTCCGCATGCAGCCCACGCTCGAGTCGACCCTGCACGCGGGGGGGCGCCTCGTGTTCACCCCCGACGGCAAGCTGTTCGTCACGCTCGGCGAGCGCTCCATCCTCCCCGGCCGGGTCCAGGCGAGAGACCTGAAGAGCCACTTCGGGAAGATCGTCCGCATCAACCCCGACGGCTCGGTGCCGAAGGACAACCCGTTCGTTGGCCGCAAGGGCGCCCGGCCCGAGATCTGGTCCCTGGGACACCGCAACATCCTGTCCGCGGCGTTGGACGGCAAGAACCGCCTCTGGGTGGTGGAGATGGGGCCTCGCGGGGGTGACGAGCTCAACCTCATCGAGGTGGGCAAGGACTACGGCTGGCCCACCATCGGCTATGGCGAGGAGTACTCCGGCGAGCCCATCCACAAGAGCCCCCAGGGCCCGGGCATGGAGCAGCCCGTGTACTACTGGGATCCGGTGATCTCCCCCTCGGGGATGACCATCTACTCCGGGGACCTCTTCCCCGAGTGGCGGGACAACATCTTCATCGGAGGCCTGTCCAGCCAGGCGCTGGTGCGGCTCGTCATGAAGAACGACCGCGTGGTGGGTGAGGAGCGGTTGCTCACGGATATGAATGCGCGCATCCGCGAGGTCGTCCAGGGCCCCGAGGGGGCGCTCTATCTGCTCACCGACGAGTCCAACGGCCGGCTGCTCAAGCTCACGCCCCGCTGA
- a CDS encoding MBL fold metallo-hydrolase, with amino-acid sequence MMTLRTFLSRATLAVSLTAATGAVFAPSATHAAAPQVRSQAPGFYRMMLGDFEVTVISDGTVPQQPDKLLTNTHPEHVKKLLADAYLELPVETSVNAFLINTGSKLVLVDTGAGELFGPGIKGLNKLVPNLRAAGYEPEQIDAVLLTHIHTDHSGGLTVGGKQVFSKALVYADKRDVDYWLSTDNMEKAPADKKPRFQEARTALDSYVAAGRLKTFEGDTELFPGIRAIATPGHTPGHSFYSVESKGQRLVLWGDVMHVAAVQFPEPSVTIQYDVDSKAAAAQRAKAYADAAKQGYWVGVAHVSFPGLGHVRANGKGYTWVPANYSTGQ; translated from the coding sequence ATGATGACGCTACGCACCTTCCTTTCGCGTGCCACGCTCGCCGTGTCCCTCACTGCCGCGACGGGCGCCGTGTTCGCGCCGTCGGCCACACACGCGGCCGCGCCGCAGGTCAGGAGCCAGGCCCCGGGCTTCTACCGGATGATGTTGGGTGATTTCGAGGTCACGGTGATTTCGGATGGAACCGTGCCGCAACAACCGGACAAGCTGCTGACCAACACCCATCCCGAGCATGTGAAGAAGCTGCTGGCCGATGCGTACCTCGAGCTGCCGGTGGAGACCTCGGTCAATGCCTTCCTCATCAATACCGGCTCCAAGTTGGTGTTGGTGGACACCGGAGCGGGCGAGCTGTTCGGACCGGGCATCAAGGGCCTCAACAAGCTGGTCCCCAACCTGCGAGCGGCCGGGTACGAGCCAGAGCAGATCGACGCGGTGCTGCTCACTCACATCCACACGGACCACTCGGGCGGACTGACGGTTGGCGGCAAGCAGGTCTTCTCGAAGGCCCTCGTCTACGCGGACAAGCGCGATGTGGACTACTGGCTGAGCACGGACAACATGGAGAAGGCTCCGGCCGACAAGAAGCCCCGCTTCCAGGAGGCGAGGACCGCGCTCGACTCCTATGTCGCGGCGGGCAGGCTCAAGACGTTCGAGGGCGACACCGAACTGTTCCCCGGCATCCGGGCCATCGCGACCCCGGGCCACACTCCCGGGCACAGCTTCTATTCCGTGGAGAGCAAGGGACAGAGGCTCGTGCTCTGGGGTGATGTGATGCATGTGGCCGCGGTGCAGTTCCCCGAGCCGTCGGTGACCATCCAGTACGACGTCGACTCCAAGGCGGCGGCGGCCCAGCGCGCGAAGGCGTATGCCGACGCCGCGAAGCAGGGGTATTGGGTGGGCGTCGCACACGTCTCGTTCCCGGGCCTCGGCCACGTGCGCGCCAACGGGAAGGGGTACACCTGGGTGCCCGCCAATTACAGCACCGGTCAGTGA
- a CDS encoding TetR/AcrR family transcriptional regulator: protein MTGKKTTKPSPRERILEAAEELFYREGIRGVGVEAIAARAETTKMALYRHFESKDALVTEWLRLVATQDEAVFDRLESEHPGDPRAQLLGWARFIAGRLSEESNRGCPLSNSVAELPDKNHPARQVIEAHKARQARKLAALCAQAGIPEPEAAASEILFVLEGAQVSAQCMGAAKVSERLMRIVSAIVEGKGS, encoded by the coding sequence ATGACGGGCAAGAAGACGACGAAGCCCTCGCCCCGGGAGCGCATCCTCGAGGCGGCCGAGGAGCTCTTCTATCGCGAGGGGATCCGGGGGGTGGGGGTCGAGGCGATCGCCGCGAGGGCGGAAACCACCAAGATGGCGCTCTACCGCCATTTCGAGTCCAAGGACGCGCTGGTGACCGAATGGCTCCGCCTCGTGGCGACCCAGGATGAGGCGGTCTTCGATCGGCTTGAGTCCGAGCATCCTGGCGACCCACGCGCGCAGCTCCTGGGATGGGCGCGATTCATCGCCGGGAGGCTCTCGGAAGAATCGAACCGGGGTTGCCCGCTCAGCAACTCCGTGGCCGAGCTGCCAGACAAGAATCACCCGGCCCGGCAGGTCATCGAAGCGCACAAGGCCCGGCAGGCCCGGAAGCTGGCGGCCCTCTGTGCCCAGGCCGGCATCCCCGAGCCCGAAGCGGCCGCCAGCGAGATCCTCTTCGTCCTGGAAGGTGCTCAGGTCAGCGCCCAGTGCATGGGCGCCGCGAAGGTCAGCGAACGCCTCATGCGGATCGTGAGCGCGATCGTGGAAGGCAAGGGCAGCTGA
- the adhP gene encoding alcohol dehydrogenase AdhP has translation MNKTMKAAVVRAFGKPLSIEEVEIPRPGRGDILVKISACGVCHTDLHAAEGDWPVKPNPPFIPGHEGVGHVVAVGEGVTHVKEGDRVGIPWLYSACGYCEHCLGGWETLCEQQKNTGYSVNGGFAEYALANANYVGLLPDKLSFAEIAPVLCAGVTVYKGLKVTDTRPGDWVVISGVGGLGHMAVQYARAMGLNVAAVDVDEGKLQLAKRLGATVTVNCRETDPAAYLEKEIGGAHGALVTAVSPKAFEQALGMVRRGGTVSLNGLPPGDFPLPIFDMVLRGITVRGSIVGTRLDLQESLAFAAQGKVKATVTTDRLENINDVFARMHAGKIEGRVVLDLTA, from the coding sequence ATGAACAAGACAATGAAGGCCGCGGTCGTACGTGCATTCGGCAAGCCGTTGAGCATCGAGGAGGTGGAGATCCCTCGTCCCGGGCGCGGCGACATCCTGGTGAAAATCAGCGCGTGTGGCGTCTGCCACACGGATCTGCATGCGGCCGAAGGAGACTGGCCGGTCAAGCCGAACCCGCCGTTCATTCCTGGCCACGAAGGCGTCGGCCACGTGGTGGCGGTGGGAGAGGGCGTCACCCACGTCAAGGAGGGCGACCGGGTTGGCATCCCCTGGCTGTACTCGGCCTGTGGCTACTGCGAGCACTGTCTGGGGGGCTGGGAGACCCTGTGCGAGCAGCAGAAGAACACCGGCTACTCGGTCAATGGTGGCTTCGCCGAATACGCGCTGGCCAATGCCAATTATGTCGGACTCCTGCCGGACAAGCTCAGCTTCGCGGAGATCGCGCCCGTGCTGTGCGCTGGCGTGACCGTCTACAAGGGCCTGAAGGTCACCGATACCCGGCCGGGTGACTGGGTGGTGATCTCCGGCGTGGGAGGGCTCGGCCACATGGCGGTGCAGTACGCCCGGGCGATGGGCCTCAACGTGGCCGCGGTGGACGTGGACGAGGGCAAGCTGCAACTGGCCAAACGGCTCGGCGCCACCGTCACCGTCAACTGCCGCGAGACGGATCCGGCGGCCTACCTCGAGAAGGAGATCGGCGGAGCCCACGGCGCACTGGTCACCGCGGTGTCGCCCAAGGCCTTCGAGCAGGCGCTCGGCATGGTCCGCCGCGGCGGTACGGTGTCGCTCAACGGCCTGCCGCCGGGCGACTTCCCGCTGCCGATCTTCGACATGGTGCTCAGGGGAATCACCGTGCGTGGCTCGATCGTCGGTACCCGTCTGGACCTGCAGGAGTCACTGGCCTTCGCCGCGCAGGGCAAGGTCAAGGCGACGGTGACCACCGACAGGCTGGAGAACATCAACGACGTGTTCGCGCGCATGCACGCCGGCAAGATCGAGGGCCGCGTGGTGCTGGATCTGACCGCCTGA
- the exaC gene encoding acetaldehyde dehydrogenase ExaC, producing MSSKVYAAPNTSGSQVQFKSRYANYIGGEWTPPKQGRYFENITPVTGRAFCEIPRSDASDIEAALDAAHRAKTGWGKTSPAERAIILNKIADRIEQNLETLAIAETWDNGKPVRETLAADLPLTVDHFRYFAGCIRAQEGSLSELDADTVAYHFHEPLGVVAQIIPWNFPLLMAAWKLAPALAAGNAVVLKPAEQTPASILMLAELMGDLLPPGVLNIVNGFGVEAGKPLAMNKRVAKVAFTGETTTGRLIMQYASENLIPVTLELGGKSPNIFFEDIFAKDDDFADKAMEGFAMFALNQGEVCTCPSRALVSEKIQAEFLARAIERTKKIKTGNPLDTSTMIGAQASNDQLEKILSYVDIGKQEGAKLLLGGERLRHGGELENGYYVAPTIFQGNNRMRLFQEEIFGPVVSVTSFKDLDEALKIANETLYGLGAGVWTRDASTAYRVGREVQAGRVWTNCYHLYPAHAAFGGYKQSGIGRENHRMMLSHYQQTKNLLVSYSPKAMGFF from the coding sequence ATGTCCAGCAAGGTGTACGCAGCCCCCAACACGTCGGGTTCGCAGGTCCAGTTCAAGTCCCGCTACGCCAACTACATCGGGGGCGAATGGACACCGCCGAAGCAGGGCCGGTACTTCGAGAACATCACCCCGGTCACGGGCCGTGCGTTCTGTGAGATTCCCCGCTCGGATGCGAGCGATATCGAGGCCGCGCTCGATGCCGCGCACCGCGCGAAGACGGGCTGGGGGAAGACCTCGCCCGCCGAGCGTGCGATCATCCTCAACAAGATCGCGGACCGCATCGAGCAGAACCTCGAGACGCTCGCGATCGCGGAGACGTGGGACAACGGCAAGCCGGTCCGCGAGACGCTCGCCGCCGACCTGCCGCTGACGGTGGACCACTTCCGCTACTTCGCGGGTTGCATCCGCGCGCAGGAGGGCAGCCTGTCCGAGCTGGACGCGGACACGGTCGCGTACCACTTCCACGAGCCGCTCGGTGTGGTGGCGCAGATCATCCCCTGGAACTTCCCGCTGCTCATGGCCGCGTGGAAGCTCGCTCCGGCGCTCGCCGCGGGCAACGCGGTGGTGCTGAAGCCGGCCGAGCAGACACCCGCGTCGATCCTCATGCTCGCGGAGCTCATGGGAGATCTTCTTCCCCCGGGCGTGCTGAACATCGTGAATGGCTTTGGCGTGGAGGCGGGCAAGCCGCTCGCCATGAACAAGCGCGTGGCGAAGGTGGCCTTCACCGGTGAGACCACCACCGGACGGCTCATCATGCAGTACGCGTCCGAGAACCTGATCCCGGTGACACTCGAGCTCGGTGGCAAGTCGCCCAACATCTTCTTCGAGGACATCTTCGCGAAGGACGACGACTTCGCGGACAAGGCGATGGAGGGCTTCGCCATGTTCGCCCTGAACCAGGGCGAGGTCTGCACCTGCCCCTCACGCGCGCTCGTCAGCGAGAAGATTCAAGCGGAGTTCCTGGCACGAGCCATCGAGCGGACGAAGAAGATCAAGACGGGCAACCCGCTCGACACCTCCACGATGATCGGCGCGCAGGCGTCGAACGATCAGCTCGAGAAGATCCTCTCGTACGTGGACATCGGCAAGCAGGAGGGCGCGAAGCTGCTGCTTGGCGGCGAGCGGCTGCGCCATGGGGGGGAGCTGGAGAACGGCTACTACGTCGCGCCGACCATCTTCCAGGGCAACAACCGGATGCGGCTCTTCCAGGAGGAGATCTTCGGACCGGTCGTCTCCGTCACGTCATTCAAGGACCTGGACGAGGCGCTGAAGATCGCGAACGAGACGCTGTACGGCCTCGGCGCGGGAGTGTGGACCCGCGACGCGTCGACGGCGTACCGAGTCGGCCGCGAGGTCCAGGCCGGCCGCGTCTGGACGAACTGCTACCACCTGTATCCGGCGCATGCGGCCTTCGGTGGCTACAAGCAGTCGGGCATCGGCCGTGAGAACCACCGGATGATGCTGAGCCACTACCAGCAGACGAAGAACCTGCTGGTCAGCTACTCGCCCAAGGCGATGGGCTTCTTCTAG
- a CDS encoding sigma-54-dependent Fis family transcriptional regulator: protein MLKLVEPGPRLWERFVSGAVEAEERANAILRRWSRAVALGAKANGPAHSEGVTDAELRSRRESLSERCVDAVQLVSRLSTETSASEFRAVLTDADGVVVFARGGVGASLRSADTSRLVEGASWAEGTRGTNAIGTAIVEGEPVAVVGRAHLEERNHGLVCYAAPIRDPFGDIVAVLDVSGAVTQANPLLEALVLASAHAAEQSLRLRSYEEMFVGGRRSLEARLAGAASLLVEAPGVVRQVSADAAARLGQPPASVMGRPVEDVLTLSWTTLVEAALSGKPCHVSGMRLHPVPHFDARGRPLALAVFIERDVPRARTVAPLPRPFDVILGSDSALQDTKQRAARVARSQLPILLLAETGTGKELLARAIHEASGHASGPFLAINCGAMPAGLLEAELFGYAPGAFTGALAAGSKGKLGAVDGGTLFLDEIGEMPEQLQALLLRVLDDGHYFRLGETRPRESRFRLISATCRDLPAMVEAGKFRRDLYYRIRGAVLSLPPLRRRTDKAELARALVEKIARAQGGEAPPMTPEAERLIEAHTWPGNVRELKSALAHALALAGEGEPLAPEHLPDDVAEPSGKAATNEGGGRKEAEARALREAMASAHGNLSEAARRLGVARSTLYRMLVRHGLAA from the coding sequence ATGCTCAAACTGGTCGAGCCAGGGCCACGACTCTGGGAACGGTTTGTCTCGGGTGCCGTCGAAGCGGAGGAGCGCGCAAACGCCATCCTCCGCCGATGGTCGCGTGCCGTGGCGCTGGGAGCGAAGGCGAACGGTCCCGCGCACTCCGAGGGCGTCACCGATGCCGAGCTCCGTTCCCGGCGCGAATCCCTGAGCGAGCGATGCGTGGATGCGGTCCAGCTCGTCTCGCGGCTCTCCACGGAGACGAGCGCCTCCGAGTTCCGCGCGGTCCTCACCGATGCCGATGGCGTCGTGGTGTTCGCTCGGGGTGGCGTCGGCGCGTCCCTGCGTTCCGCGGACACGTCCCGGCTGGTGGAGGGCGCGAGCTGGGCGGAGGGCACGCGTGGCACGAATGCCATTGGAACCGCGATCGTGGAGGGCGAGCCGGTGGCGGTGGTCGGGCGCGCGCACCTCGAGGAGCGCAACCATGGTCTCGTCTGCTACGCGGCACCGATCCGAGATCCCTTCGGAGACATCGTCGCCGTTCTGGATGTGAGCGGAGCGGTGACCCAGGCGAACCCGCTGCTCGAGGCGCTCGTGCTCGCGTCCGCGCACGCCGCCGAGCAGTCGCTCCGGCTGCGGAGTTATGAGGAGATGTTCGTGGGCGGCCGCCGGAGCCTCGAGGCCCGGCTCGCCGGCGCCGCGTCGCTCCTGGTCGAGGCGCCCGGTGTGGTCAGACAGGTGAGCGCGGATGCGGCGGCGAGGCTCGGCCAGCCCCCCGCTTCCGTGATGGGAAGGCCCGTCGAGGACGTCCTGACGCTGTCATGGACCACGCTCGTGGAGGCGGCCCTGAGCGGCAAGCCTTGCCATGTCTCCGGCATGCGCCTTCACCCCGTGCCGCACTTCGACGCACGCGGGCGCCCACTCGCGCTCGCCGTCTTCATCGAGCGCGATGTTCCCCGAGCGCGCACGGTGGCTCCGCTGCCGCGCCCATTCGACGTGATCCTGGGAAGTGATTCCGCGCTGCAGGACACGAAGCAACGCGCGGCCCGGGTCGCGCGGAGTCAGCTTCCCATCCTGTTGCTCGCCGAGACAGGCACCGGCAAGGAGTTGCTCGCGCGCGCCATTCACGAGGCGAGTGGCCACGCGTCCGGACCCTTCCTCGCGATCAACTGCGGAGCCATGCCCGCGGGCCTGCTCGAGGCCGAGCTATTCGGCTACGCACCGGGTGCATTCACCGGCGCGCTCGCCGCCGGAAGCAAGGGCAAGCTCGGAGCGGTGGACGGAGGAACACTGTTCCTCGACGAGATCGGCGAGATGCCCGAGCAACTCCAGGCACTCCTGCTCCGGGTGCTCGATGATGGCCACTACTTCCGGCTGGGCGAAACGAGGCCGCGGGAGTCGCGGTTCCGGCTCATCAGCGCCACCTGCCGAGATCTCCCCGCGATGGTCGAGGCAGGGAAGTTCCGGCGCGACCTCTACTACCGCATCCGCGGTGCCGTGCTCTCCCTCCCGCCCCTTCGCCGAAGAACGGACAAGGCCGAACTGGCGCGCGCGTTGGTGGAGAAGATCGCTCGAGCCCAAGGAGGAGAGGCCCCCCCGATGACTCCCGAGGCCGAGCGGCTCATCGAGGCACACACGTGGCCGGGGAACGTGCGCGAACTGAAGTCCGCGCTGGCTCACGCCCTCGCACTCGCTGGCGAGGGCGAGCCTCTTGCTCCCGAACACCTGCCCGACGATGTCGCAGAGCCCTCTGGCAAGGCGGCCACGAACGAAGGCGGTGGCAGGAAGGAAGCGGAGGCCCGCGCGCTGAGGGAAGCAATGGCCTCCGCCCATGGGAACCTCAGTGAGGCGGCGCGGCGCCTCGGCGTGGCGCGGAGCACCCTCTACCGGATGCTCGTCCGGCACGGTCTCGCGGCTTGA
- a CDS encoding FAD-binding oxidoreductase: MADVLPEAFLRAVAEGFPSDFLTREPGELQEYGRDWTRVYAPAPSAVAFPRTTDEVARLLALCNQHRVPVVPSGGRTGLAAGAVAPRGELVLSLRRMNRMDPVDLLGNSVRVQAGAVTEAVHHHCAEHGLTWPVDFASKGSSQVGGNIATNAGGVKVIRYGLTRQWVLGLQVVTAQGQVLELNGALEKNNTGADLRQLFIGSEGTLGVITEATLKLAPLPGRQDVFLFAVPDVAAVLNLFREARRAPLVLSAYEFFTDKCLARVQRHRKLRSPFEAPSGCYVLMEAEGKDPSEVENWLGSLFERGLVTDGTLAQGASQASELWALREGISESLSATGLPHKNDVSLPVANLEAFCSELDAVFSARYPGWEIALFGHIGDGNLHINIMKPDDMEKAEFLTHTKKADPTMFELVRKHGGSISAEHGIGLLKKDYLPFSRSPAELEMLRTLKRALDPNNILNPGKILDV, from the coding sequence ATGGCCGACGTGCTCCCCGAAGCGTTCCTCCGTGCTGTTGCCGAAGGCTTCCCCTCGGACTTCCTGACCCGTGAGCCGGGTGAGCTCCAGGAGTACGGGCGCGACTGGACGCGCGTCTATGCTCCGGCTCCGAGTGCGGTGGCATTTCCTCGCACCACTGACGAGGTGGCGCGTCTGCTGGCGCTGTGCAACCAGCACCGGGTGCCGGTGGTTCCCTCGGGTGGGCGCACGGGGCTGGCGGCCGGAGCGGTGGCCCCCCGCGGCGAACTGGTGCTGTCGCTGCGGCGGATGAACCGGATGGATCCGGTGGACCTGCTCGGCAACTCGGTGCGCGTGCAGGCGGGCGCGGTCACCGAGGCCGTGCACCACCACTGCGCCGAGCACGGCCTGACGTGGCCGGTGGACTTCGCCTCCAAGGGCTCGAGCCAGGTGGGCGGCAACATCGCCACCAACGCGGGTGGGGTGAAGGTCATCCGCTATGGCCTCACCCGCCAGTGGGTGCTCGGCCTCCAGGTGGTGACGGCGCAGGGGCAGGTGCTGGAGCTCAACGGCGCGCTGGAGAAGAACAACACCGGCGCGGATCTGCGCCAGCTCTTCATTGGTAGCGAGGGCACGCTGGGCGTCATCACCGAGGCCACCCTCAAGCTGGCGCCGCTGCCGGGCAGGCAGGACGTGTTCCTCTTCGCCGTGCCGGACGTGGCCGCGGTGCTGAATCTGTTCCGCGAGGCCCGCCGCGCTCCGCTGGTGCTGAGCGCCTACGAGTTCTTCACCGACAAGTGCCTGGCGCGGGTGCAGCGCCACCGCAAGCTGCGCTCGCCCTTCGAGGCCCCCAGCGGCTGCTACGTGTTGATGGAGGCAGAGGGCAAGGACCCCTCCGAGGTGGAGAACTGGTTGGGCTCGCTCTTCGAGCGCGGGCTGGTGACGGACGGGACGCTGGCGCAGGGAGCCTCGCAGGCCAGCGAGCTGTGGGCCCTGCGCGAGGGCATCAGCGAGAGCCTGTCGGCCACGGGACTGCCGCACAAGAATGACGTGTCCCTGCCCGTGGCCAACCTGGAGGCCTTCTGCTCCGAGCTGGACGCGGTGTTCAGCGCGCGCTACCCGGGCTGGGAGATCGCCCTCTTCGGTCACATCGGGGACGGCAACCTCCACATCAACATCATGAAGCCGGACGACATGGAGAAGGCCGAGTTCCTCACGCACACGAAGAAGGCGGATCCGACCATGTTCGAGCTGGTGCGCAAGCACGGCGGGAGCATCTCCGCCGAGCATGGCATCGGCCTGCTCAAGAAGGACTATCTGCCCTTCTCGCGCTCGCCGGCGGAGCTGGAGATGCTGCGCACACTCAAGCGGGCGTTGGATCCGAACAACATCCTCAACCCGGGGAAGATCCTCGACGTGTAG
- a CDS encoding SRPBCC family protein, translating into MLKKILIAFATLMALVLAIGLALPSKYRVERSTSIPASSEAVYAHVASLKRWEEWVPWNATRFPGNQWVIGGPEVGVGAVRSWSGEDVGNGTLSLTEADPKTGVVYEMSVEHGEYLVHGRISFSPEDSGTRVTWVDEGEIGGNPFAHYLVPLIESRLGGHIEEALANLQKQVEAHPLPAQPEPEPEPEPAPVVQAPEPSPPSAFEPPAPVSGAEGSPGVIPPVEGTGGVVPAPLVEGSQGSAPVEVPPTTPTTTPPMGEPAPASPVVVAPSGEAAPPQAAPVAEPAPAPTPASAQIPPPASAPGGASSTLTPP; encoded by the coding sequence ATGCTCAAGAAGATCCTGATCGCCTTCGCGACCTTGATGGCGCTCGTGCTCGCCATCGGACTCGCGCTGCCGTCGAAGTACCGCGTCGAGCGCTCGACGAGCATCCCCGCTTCGTCCGAGGCGGTGTACGCCCACGTGGCCAGCCTGAAGCGCTGGGAGGAATGGGTGCCGTGGAACGCGACGAGGTTCCCGGGCAACCAGTGGGTGATCGGAGGGCCCGAGGTGGGCGTTGGCGCCGTGCGCAGTTGGAGCGGCGAGGACGTGGGCAATGGCACCCTCTCGCTCACCGAGGCGGACCCGAAGACGGGCGTGGTCTATGAGATGTCGGTGGAGCACGGCGAGTACCTCGTGCACGGTCGCATCTCCTTCTCGCCCGAGGACTCGGGGACCCGGGTCACGTGGGTGGACGAGGGGGAGATCGGCGGCAACCCGTTCGCGCACTACCTGGTCCCCCTCATCGAGTCGAGGCTCGGCGGTCACATCGAAGAGGCGCTGGCCAACCTCCAGAAGCAGGTGGAGGCCCATCCCCTCCCAGCCCAGCCGGAGCCGGAGCCGGAACCCGAACCCGCTCCCGTAGTACAGGCCCCGGAGCCGTCGCCGCCTTCTGCTTTCGAGCCTCCCGCGCCTGTCTCGGGCGCGGAGGGGTCTCCGGGGGTGATTCCTCCGGTGGAGGGGACGGGGGGAGTCGTTCCCGCTCCGCTCGTGGAGGGCTCGCAGGGCTCCGCTCCGGTCGAGGTTCCTCCCACGACGCCGACGACGACTCCTCCCATGGGTGAGCCGGCTCCGGCCTCGCCGGTCGTGGTGGCTCCCTCGGGAGAGGCGGCTCCCCCGCAGGCCGCGCCCGTGGCCGAGCCCGCTCCGGCGCCGACGCCGGCTTCAGCTCAGATCCCACCCCCGGCTTCGGCTCCCGGGGGAGCTTCCTCGACCCTCACTCCGCCGTAG
- a CDS encoding autotransporter outer membrane beta-barrel domain-containing protein, whose translation MSTAVEPRGDPEMAGLVRRSIRCARALTCLLALALPPGALAQGGQEDPDATEEESEAAVSTPAPVDPDAAPPWNTRFGVRLVAGSPDGVGVSALIHPRRWLRAHAGAARNSLGLGVRGGLSLIPLQLFVSPLLELEYGHYFNADYDKLLTQLHGEPTTAASGIRQVEYDQISASLGLEFSPWRYVTLFGGVGISYWFIGGSDVKAFIREAEENPDITARPLRLGLSSPVAKLGFILYFN comes from the coding sequence ATGAGCACAGCGGTCGAGCCGAGGGGGGACCCTGAGATGGCGGGCCTCGTCAGGAGGAGCATCCGGTGCGCCCGTGCGCTCACCTGCCTGCTGGCACTGGCACTCCCCCCCGGAGCCCTGGCCCAGGGAGGACAGGAGGATCCGGACGCGACGGAGGAGGAATCGGAGGCCGCCGTATCCACCCCGGCACCGGTCGATCCCGATGCGGCCCCCCCATGGAACACCCGGTTCGGTGTGAGACTGGTCGCGGGCTCACCCGACGGCGTGGGAGTCTCGGCGCTCATCCATCCACGGCGCTGGCTGCGAGCGCACGCGGGTGCCGCGAGGAACAGCCTGGGCCTCGGGGTGCGTGGAGGACTGAGCCTCATCCCGCTCCAGCTCTTCGTCTCGCCCCTGCTGGAGCTGGAGTACGGCCATTACTTCAACGCGGACTACGACAAGCTGCTGACGCAGCTGCACGGCGAGCCCACCACGGCGGCCTCGGGTATCCGCCAGGTGGAGTACGACCAGATCAGCGCCAGCCTGGGCCTGGAGTTCTCGCCCTGGCGCTATGTGACGCTCTTCGGCGGCGTGGGCATCAGCTACTGGTTCATCGGAGGCAGCGACGTGAAGGCCTTCATCCGCGAGGCGGAGGAGAACCCGGACATCACCGCCCGGCCGCTCAGGCTCGGTCTCTCCAGCCCGGTGGCGAAGCTGGGCTTCATCCTCTATTTCAATTGA